Genomic DNA from uncultured Methanospirillum sp.:
TGCTTCGGCCAGGTTAGCATCGTTGCACACGATCATTGGGTCACTCCCCCCGAGCTCAAGGGTGACACGTTTAAAGTACGGTGCAGCCAGGGATGCAACTCTTCTTCCGGTTCCAACCTCACCAGTGAACGAGACTGCCCGAATGCCAGGATGGGATGCGATAGCCTCGCCGACAACAGGTCCGGGACCGGTGACAACCTGAAGGATATCAGCAGGGAGACCTGCCTCAACCAGACACCCTGCGAGTTGTATACAGGTCAGCGGGGCTGTTGTGGCAGGTTTCAGAATAATGGAGTTACCGGCTGCGAGGGCAGGACCGACCTTCCATCCCATGATGATGGCAGGAACGTTCCAGGGAATGATGGCACCGCAGACGCCGAGCGGTTTTCTGGACACGATCGCATGACCATATGCTGATGAGTTCCCGTAATCCCCTTTCAAAAACCCTGATATTGAGGCATAGTACTCAAGGATCCGTGCAAACCCAGCAATCTCATTTTTTGATTCTTTGAGGGGCTTTCCTTGTTCACTTGTGAGAAGTCCTGCAAATGCAGCCTGCCTATTCCTGACAAGAGCAGCAGCCTTGAACAGTACCTTTGCACGTTCGGTGGCATCTATAACAGCCCACTTTGGAAACGCTTCAGATGCACGGAGAACAGCAGCATCAACTTCTGTCGCCGAACCCTGGTGTATTCTCCCGACTAGAGCCCCGGTAGCAGGATTAATAACAGGGATGGGATCCTCAATATCATCAGAAGCCGGGATGAAATACGGCAAATCCATAATCAGGGATTGATGCCAGAAGTAAAAAAGATGAGTCAATCTAAGTTGATGAGTCCGGTTTCAGGAGTTGACTCCGGCATACATAGCATCGAGCCGGTCTGCGATCCCACTCCACTGGAAGTCGCGATACACCTTGGCCCTTCCACTCCGTCCCCATCTACGTGATCGTTCCATATTGTCGAGTGCTTCACAGATTCCTGATGCGATACTGTCAGCCGATACCGATGTCCGAATGCCGTCGTGGTATTGTTCGATATTTTCATGAAGACCACCCACATCACAGGCCACCACAGGCTTTCCTGCACTCCATGCTTCAGGCAGCACAATGCCGAACGGTTCATTCCTGCTCGGGATCACAACGAGGTCTGCTGCAGCTAACAGACGGACATACTGTGTATCGGTGATATATCCGGGGAACCGG
This window encodes:
- a CDS encoding aldehyde dehydrogenase family protein produces the protein MDLPYFIPASDDIEDPIPVINPATGALVGRIHQGSATEVDAAVLRASEAFPKWAVIDATERAKVLFKAAALVRNRQAAFAGLLTSEQGKPLKESKNEIAGFARILEYYASISGFLKGDYGNSSAYGHAIVSRKPLGVCGAIIPWNVPAIIMGWKVGPALAAGNSIILKPATTAPLTCIQLAGCLVEAGLPADILQVVTGPGPVVGEAIASHPGIRAVSFTGEVGTGRRVASLAAPYFKRVTLELGGSDPMIVCNDANLAEAAKGAVAGRFFNCGQTCTAVKRLFVDSSVEEEFVQKLQTMISSLKVGNGLESGVDMGPVHSLAQRSLIADQVERTIEGGFGTIKTGGKEITIGNSGSSFFEPTLLSGLSPEAPVLKEEVFGPVLPVMPFETLDDAISVANSTQFGLGASVWTHDTRIVSRACEELQAGIVWVNQHLKIPPEVPFGGTKDSGIGRENGRYALEHYLEEKTILIKP